From a single Bryobacter aggregatus MPL3 genomic region:
- a CDS encoding peptidylprolyl isomerase, giving the protein MFDLFRRKDTNLRIVLGVLLGLVALSMVVTLIPGFGSGGFGGQTGEETVAKVCGEAVTGREVRLKMQQMLNRQSLPPESAAIFIPQFVDQYVAVKGVACYAGEAGMGTSDQDVALKIQKDVPALWQDGKFVGRQMYEQMLKQTGLTVAQFEDSMKKDIETQRLRTLILMSAVATPKEVEDAYRDAEEKIKVEYTVLDPMEIGKTISITEADVQAEFDKNKASYTVPESRVVTLYNIDTAKVMASMEVTEDEVRRAYNENLENFRMPERSHVRHILFKTKEKPEAEDAKMKALAIKVSGELKAGAKFEDLAKKYSEDPGSKDNGGDIGFITRGQTVKGFDDYAFVGPLKTISAPIKTEFGYHIIEVLERQPAGLRTFEEIKAPLTADILRQKSSAGVGKFADDLHSDLEKNPKRANETMAKFNIPAVKFEYKSSDMPLGNIGAKPEVFSAVSTLKVGEFTHPITIDANRIIILSVDQVIPKRPATLAEVHNVIMANLRIAASNKKVSDLRNRGTELMKTADGDLAKIAKEFGTPVKSTQEFNRQGFADGLGPASTLAEAFQKKTGELLGPISVDSKFFFVKVIEHKPADMNLFPPRRAEFVNIVKNRKAAERADIFEETLVKRMISDGQIKIDEAAKKRIAQSYSN; this is encoded by the coding sequence ATGTTTGATCTGTTCCGGCGCAAAGATACTAATTTGCGTATTGTCCTTGGAGTCCTGCTCGGGCTCGTAGCCCTATCCATGGTCGTCACCCTCATCCCGGGCTTCGGCTCCGGTGGCTTCGGGGGGCAGACTGGGGAAGAAACAGTTGCCAAGGTCTGCGGAGAAGCGGTGACCGGCCGGGAAGTCCGACTGAAGATGCAGCAGATGCTAAACAGGCAATCGCTGCCGCCCGAGAGCGCTGCCATTTTCATTCCGCAGTTCGTCGATCAGTATGTTGCCGTCAAGGGTGTTGCCTGCTACGCCGGAGAAGCCGGTATGGGGACATCCGATCAGGATGTTGCGCTCAAAATTCAGAAGGATGTTCCGGCCCTTTGGCAGGATGGCAAGTTTGTCGGCCGCCAGATGTACGAGCAGATGCTGAAGCAGACGGGCCTGACAGTAGCCCAGTTTGAAGACAGCATGAAGAAGGACATCGAGACCCAGCGCCTCCGTACGCTGATTCTGATGAGCGCCGTCGCTACGCCCAAAGAAGTGGAAGATGCCTACCGCGACGCTGAAGAGAAGATCAAGGTCGAATACACGGTGCTCGACCCGATGGAAATCGGCAAGACAATCTCGATCACGGAAGCCGACGTCCAGGCTGAATTCGACAAGAACAAGGCCTCTTACACGGTTCCGGAATCCCGTGTTGTCACCCTGTACAATATCGATACGGCCAAGGTGATGGCCTCGATGGAAGTCACGGAAGACGAGGTCCGGCGTGCCTATAACGAGAACCTCGAGAACTTCCGGATGCCGGAGCGCTCGCACGTCCGTCATATCCTGTTCAAAACCAAAGAAAAACCAGAGGCCGAAGACGCCAAAATGAAGGCGCTCGCTATCAAGGTATCTGGAGAACTGAAAGCCGGCGCCAAGTTTGAAGACCTCGCCAAGAAGTACAGCGAAGATCCTGGATCCAAGGACAATGGTGGCGACATTGGCTTCATCACCCGCGGGCAAACAGTCAAAGGCTTTGACGACTACGCCTTCGTCGGTCCTCTGAAAACCATCAGCGCCCCGATCAAGACCGAGTTTGGCTACCACATCATTGAAGTTCTGGAACGTCAACCGGCAGGCCTGCGCACCTTTGAGGAGATCAAGGCTCCCCTCACCGCCGACATTCTGCGCCAGAAGAGCAGCGCCGGCGTTGGCAAGTTTGCCGACGACCTCCACAGCGACCTCGAGAAGAACCCAAAGCGCGCGAACGAAACCATGGCGAAGTTCAACATTCCCGCCGTCAAGTTTGAATACAAAAGTTCGGACATGCCCCTCGGAAATATAGGCGCCAAGCCGGAAGTTTTTTCAGCCGTAAGCACTCTGAAGGTCGGCGAATTCACACATCCCATCACCATCGACGCCAATCGGATCATCATCCTCTCGGTCGATCAGGTGATCCCGAAGCGCCCAGCCACCCTCGCTGAAGTTCATAACGTCATCATGGCGAACCTTCGCATTGCGGCCTCCAACAAGAAGGTTAGCGATCTCCGCAATCGTGGAACAGAGCTCATGAAGACCGCCGATGGCGATCTCGCCAAGATCGCAAAGGAATTCGGTACCCCTGTGAAATCCACTCAGGAATTCAACCGTCAGGGTTTTGCCGATGGTCTCGGCCCAGCCTCGACGCTGGCAGAAGCCTTCCAGAAGAAGACCGGAGAATTGCTGGGCCCAATCTCGGTGGACAGCAAGTTCTTCTTTGTCAAAGTCATCGAACACAAGCCCGCTGACATGAATCTCTTCCCGCCGCGCCGCGCTGAGTTCGTCAACATCGTCAAGAACCGCAAGGCCGCCGAGCGTGCCGATATTTTTGAAGAAACTCTGGTCAAGCGCATGATTAGCGACGGTCAGATCAAAATCGACGAAGCAGCAAAGAAACGGATCGCGCAGAGCTACAGCAACTGA
- a CDS encoding VTT domain-containing protein encodes MDSIQQLIELIKTLISAEKLRALFESTLTGWPGYLALFAIIFSETGLLIGLFLPGDSLLFIVGVLCGAEKLDYLLVNSLLIVAAIVGDATGYYLGHQAGKAVYSWPDGRLFKRKYLQQTEAFYQKHGGKTIIYARFVPIIRTFAPFVAGVGRMSYRRFLSFNIFGGIGWVLLFTTMGYLLGGIPIIQKYFDKVILLILVLSVLPVAFETWKARTAS; translated from the coding sequence ATGGACTCCATTCAGCAGTTGATTGAGCTGATCAAGACCCTGATCAGTGCCGAGAAGTTGCGTGCTCTCTTTGAGAGCACGCTCACCGGATGGCCTGGCTACCTGGCCCTCTTCGCGATCATCTTCTCGGAGACCGGACTGCTTATCGGGCTCTTTCTCCCCGGCGATAGTCTCTTGTTCATCGTTGGTGTGCTCTGTGGAGCCGAAAAGCTCGACTACCTGCTTGTCAATAGCTTGTTGATCGTCGCGGCCATCGTGGGCGATGCGACAGGCTACTATCTGGGGCATCAGGCTGGAAAGGCCGTCTACAGCTGGCCCGACGGCCGCCTCTTTAAGCGAAAGTACCTCCAGCAGACGGAAGCCTTCTACCAGAAGCACGGCGGAAAGACGATCATCTACGCTCGTTTTGTCCCCATCATCCGCACCTTTGCGCCTTTTGTGGCGGGAGTGGGCCGAATGAGCTACCGCCGCTTTCTCTCCTTCAACATCTTTGGTGGCATCGGCTGGGTTCTGCTCTTCACCACGATGGGCTATCTGCTCGGTGGAATTCCGATCATCCAGAAGTACTTCGACAAGGTCATTTTGCTGATTCTTGTCCTCTCCGTTCTCCCAGTTGCCTTTGAGACGTGGAAAGCTCGTACGGCTAGCTGA
- a CDS encoding ABC transporter ATP-binding protein produces MSVEGFPYYIEFRHVFKTFDRPILVDTNFYVPAGETVAIIGRSGVGKSVSLATIMGFLKPDEGRVIVGNRDITFFDEAELRKVRKKVTMVFQSGALFDSLTVGENILFSLELRDDYDMQNKEDVVDGLLDMVELLPYKDSYPADLSTGHRRAVAIARALAAQPECVLYDEPTTMVDPIMAHHLAMLMLRLKMQLRLTSVVVTHDLELMRTVADKVVFLSEGKVAYFGPVEGLEECNDELIQEFLKLDRIS; encoded by the coding sequence TTGAGCGTTGAAGGCTTCCCCTACTACATTGAGTTCCGGCACGTTTTTAAGACGTTCGATCGGCCGATTTTAGTCGACACAAATTTTTATGTTCCTGCAGGAGAAACGGTCGCCATTATCGGACGCAGCGGTGTGGGCAAGTCCGTCAGCTTGGCAACGATCATGGGCTTTCTCAAACCCGACGAAGGGCGTGTCATTGTCGGGAATCGGGATATTACCTTCTTTGATGAAGCAGAATTGCGCAAAGTACGGAAGAAGGTCACGATGGTGTTCCAGTCGGGGGCCCTTTTTGATTCCCTGACTGTTGGCGAGAATATTCTGTTTTCGCTCGAGTTGCGCGACGACTACGACATGCAAAACAAAGAGGATGTGGTGGACGGTCTCCTCGACATGGTGGAACTGCTGCCATATAAGGATTCCTATCCGGCCGATCTTTCTACCGGACATCGCCGTGCTGTGGCGATTGCACGGGCGCTTGCCGCGCAGCCGGAATGCGTTCTCTACGACGAACCGACAACGATGGTGGATCCGATCATGGCGCATCATCTCGCGATGTTAATGTTGCGGCTGAAAATGCAGTTGCGCCTGACGAGCGTTGTGGTGACTCACGACCTCGAGTTAATGCGTACGGTGGCCGACAAAGTCGTGTTTCTGAGCGAGGGAAAGGTTGCTTATTTCGGTCCCGTCGAAGGGCTTGAGGAATGTAACGACGAGCTGATCCAGGAGTTTTTAAAGCTGGACCGGATCAGCTAG
- the mobA gene encoding molybdenum cofactor guanylyltransferase: MNYSPAFIPYRDVRAYLLAGGASRRMGTDKAVLPFEGQPLLLHLAKVLASVVADPRLLAPAGRYEQFGLPGLEDRRMGCGPLAGIETALLDSDCEWNLILACDMPFVTAEWLTTMIEVALASEATVRCICTGENPLLALWRRSALSEVQGALDAGNFRLRDLLEPLNAKKLIPPDPQILANWNRPEDLPGYPSEGKANFER, encoded by the coding sequence ATGAATTACTCTCCAGCCTTCATTCCGTACCGCGATGTGCGAGCGTATTTGCTTGCCGGAGGAGCCAGCCGGCGCATGGGGACCGACAAGGCCGTCCTGCCATTTGAAGGGCAACCGCTGCTGCTGCATCTGGCGAAAGTACTGGCTTCCGTGGTGGCAGATCCGCGGCTTTTGGCCCCAGCCGGACGGTACGAACAATTCGGTTTGCCAGGGCTCGAAGACCGCCGGATGGGCTGCGGACCGCTAGCGGGAATTGAAACAGCGCTCCTCGATTCCGATTGCGAATGGAATCTCATCCTCGCTTGCGACATGCCCTTTGTCACTGCGGAGTGGCTCACTACGATGATCGAGGTGGCACTTGCCAGTGAGGCGACAGTCCGCTGCATTTGTACGGGCGAGAATCCGCTGTTGGCTCTGTGGCGGCGGAGTGCTCTTTCTGAGGTGCAGGGCGCGCTGGATGCAGGAAATTTCCGGCTCCGTGATCTCTTAGAGCCTCTGAACGCGAAAAAACTCATTCCCCCAGACCCGCAAATCTTGGCAAACTGGAATCGTCCCGAAGACTTGCCTGGATATCCAAGCGAAGGAAAAGCGAATTTTGAGCGTTGA
- a CDS encoding lytic transglycosylase domain-containing protein, translating to MVRSQVILPKEVPSLEAFTQSSAATRPAKPVATGRADFDEFVEQSAANHGVDPLLVKSVLQVESNYNQYALSPKGAMGLMQLMPATAKQLGVLNAFDARQNIEGGVKFLRYLKTKFDDDRLVLAAYNAGEAAVKKHGWIPPYPETIDYVYKVGKKYGDSKKLQAPAVAAQPVEKPQPKIQQVIDADGRIHLHIP from the coding sequence TTGGTTCGTTCCCAAGTGATCCTGCCGAAGGAAGTGCCCTCGCTCGAAGCCTTCACACAATCCTCCGCGGCCACCCGTCCCGCCAAGCCGGTTGCAACTGGCCGGGCTGACTTTGACGAGTTCGTCGAGCAAAGCGCCGCCAATCACGGCGTGGACCCCTTACTCGTGAAAAGCGTCCTCCAGGTGGAGAGTAATTACAACCAATACGCACTCTCTCCCAAGGGAGCCATGGGTCTCATGCAACTGATGCCGGCCACTGCAAAGCAATTGGGCGTGCTCAATGCCTTCGATGCCCGTCAGAATATCGAGGGAGGCGTCAAGTTTCTCCGTTATCTCAAAACCAAGTTCGATGATGATCGCCTGGTGCTCGCCGCTTACAACGCGGGAGAAGCAGCCGTCAAAAAGCATGGATGGATCCCTCCCTACCCGGAGACGATCGATTATGTCTATAAGGTCGGCAAGAAGTACGGCGATTCCAAGAAATTACAAGCTCCAGCGGTTGCTGCTCAGCCCGTTGAGAAGCCTCAGCCCAAAATTCAGCAGGTCATCGATGCCGATGGCCGGATCCACCTTCATATCCCTTAG